A window from Flavobacterium gyeonganense encodes these proteins:
- a CDS encoding 3'-5' exonuclease: MEKGRRFFFDESITIEETRFIVLDTETTGFDFTNDRILCIGALVLQNGTISVQDSFEVYIEQDHYDESTAQIHGILKDFVVKRPSESEALKQFLDYLGDAVIIAHHAYFDITMINKALERNGLPELKNKALDTGVLYKRTLIKSHLFERKDHYSLDDLADKFDISKKDRHTALGDAYITAIAFLKIVKKLREKKEINLNQLFK, encoded by the coding sequence TTGGAAAAAGGAAGAAGATTTTTTTTCGATGAAAGCATCACCATTGAAGAAACACGTTTTATAGTGCTGGACACAGAAACAACAGGATTTGATTTTACAAACGACCGGATTTTATGTATTGGCGCACTTGTTTTACAAAATGGAACTATTTCGGTTCAGGACAGTTTTGAAGTTTATATCGAACAGGACCATTACGATGAATCAACTGCCCAGATTCATGGCATTTTAAAAGATTTTGTTGTAAAGCGTCCTTCAGAATCCGAAGCTTTAAAGCAGTTTTTAGACTATTTGGGTGATGCCGTTATTATTGCACATCATGCTTATTTTGATATTACAATGATCAACAAAGCCCTTGAAAGAAATGGCTTACCCGAATTAAAAAACAAAGCACTTGATACTGGAGTTTTGTACAAGAGAACTTTGATAAAATCTCATCTCTTTGAACGAAAAGACCATTACTCACTTGATGACCTGGCGGACAAATTTGATATTTCAAAAAAAGACCGTCATACAGCTTTAGGCGATGCTTACATTACAGCTATTGCTTTTTTGAAAATCGTAAAAAAGCTGCGAGAAAAAAAAGAAATCAACCTGAATCAGCTTTTTAAATAA
- a CDS encoding DUF294 nucleotidyltransferase-like domain-containing protein: MKNTISHRVADFLKSFPPFNLLNQKDLEKLSEQISIIYKEKDSVIFSENEKTHDSFYVVHKGAVALKKNQKTLDMCDEGDIFGLRPLLAQENYVMEASTYEESILYAIPIAVFKPYALENKAIGNFLIESYASNTKNPYSEVHKNNLYGEVIAQHEQNNEKEVFDLQPIKFSKKIVTCGPSTTAKEIAKILTKKKVGAILIVDEMLPIGIITDKDLRNKIVSGDYPITTTAETIMTSPVITYSKKLTVTEAQMAMIKSNISYLCLTKDGTVNTKAVGILSKHDLMVSLGNNPAVLIKALKRTTKVKEIKPIRARIMQLLQGYLDQNIPMTLITKIITELNDACVTRVIDISLEKMNTPPPVKFTWLALGSQGRDEQMLHTDQDNAIVYENVSEVFKDETKAYFLKLATYINKGLFTIGYEYCPAEMMASNPKWCMSLNEWKDQVAYWIKNPGKNEVLLSFIFFDYSVKYGNRELVDQLSDSIFENVKANPIFYVHLVSGALQSPSPTGFFRQFLVEQDGANKDQFDIKRRALMPLTDAARVLILSHSVKSISNTAERFEKLAELEPQNSELYLSCSYSFKALLKFRTKQGLLHHDSGQFIALESLSKMEKIKLKRTFKTIKELQELISVRFNVSNIV, from the coding sequence ATGAAAAATACGATTTCACATAGAGTTGCTGATTTTTTAAAGAGCTTCCCTCCTTTTAATCTTTTGAATCAAAAAGATCTTGAAAAATTATCTGAACAGATTTCAATCATATATAAAGAAAAGGATTCAGTGATTTTTTCTGAAAACGAAAAGACACATGATTCCTTTTATGTAGTCCACAAGGGAGCTGTTGCCCTTAAGAAGAATCAGAAAACACTGGATATGTGTGATGAAGGTGACATTTTTGGATTAAGACCGCTCCTGGCGCAGGAAAACTATGTTATGGAGGCCAGTACTTATGAAGAGAGTATTTTATATGCGATTCCGATTGCGGTTTTCAAACCCTACGCATTAGAAAACAAAGCCATTGGGAATTTCCTGATCGAAAGTTATGCTTCGAATACTAAAAACCCATATTCAGAAGTCCATAAAAACAATCTGTACGGTGAAGTCATTGCTCAGCATGAACAGAATAATGAAAAGGAAGTATTTGATTTACAACCCATAAAGTTTTCGAAAAAGATTGTTACGTGCGGTCCTTCAACCACAGCAAAAGAAATCGCTAAAATCCTGACCAAGAAAAAAGTCGGGGCAATATTAATTGTGGATGAAATGCTCCCAATTGGAATTATTACCGATAAAGATTTACGCAACAAAATCGTTTCAGGTGATTACCCAATTACTACGACTGCTGAAACTATTATGACATCGCCGGTTATTACGTATTCTAAAAAATTGACAGTTACTGAAGCGCAGATGGCGATGATCAAAAGTAATATCAGTTATTTGTGTCTTACGAAAGACGGAACAGTCAATACAAAAGCTGTAGGCATTTTATCCAAACACGACCTTATGGTTTCTCTGGGAAATAATCCGGCAGTTTTGATCAAAGCTTTAAAAAGGACGACAAAAGTTAAGGAGATCAAACCTATCAGAGCCCGAATCATGCAATTGCTGCAGGGATATCTTGACCAAAATATCCCGATGACACTGATTACAAAAATCATTACTGAGTTAAATGATGCCTGCGTAACCCGTGTTATTGATATTTCACTGGAAAAAATGAATACACCGCCTCCTGTAAAATTTACATGGCTGGCATTGGGCAGTCAGGGACGCGACGAGCAAATGCTCCACACCGATCAGGATAATGCAATTGTGTATGAAAATGTTTCGGAAGTTTTTAAGGATGAAACCAAAGCTTATTTTCTAAAATTAGCCACCTACATTAACAAAGGACTTTTTACTATTGGTTATGAATATTGTCCTGCTGAAATGATGGCATCCAACCCAAAATGGTGCATGAGCCTCAATGAATGGAAAGATCAGGTGGCTTACTGGATTAAAAATCCGGGTAAAAATGAAGTTTTGTTATCGTTCATCTTTTTTGATTACAGTGTAAAATATGGTAATCGTGAGCTTGTAGACCAGTTATCAGATTCGATATTTGAAAATGTGAAAGCCAATCCTATTTTTTATGTTCATTTGGTGAGCGGTGCTTTGCAGAGCCCTTCACCAACCGGTTTTTTCAGGCAGTTTTTAGTAGAACAAGATGGTGCCAATAAAGACCAGTTTGACATTAAACGTAGAGCTTTAATGCCACTTACAGATGCTGCAAGGGTTTTAATATTGTCACATTCAGTTAAGTCAATCAGTAATACGGCTGAACGTTTTGAAAAGTTAGCTGAACTGGAACCTCAAAACAGTGAACTTTACTTATCATGCTCTTATTCATTTAAAGCCTTATTGAAATTCAGAACCAAGCAAGGTCTTTTACACCATGATTCGGGTCAGTTTATTGCTTTAGAATCTCTTTCGAAAATGGAAAAAATAAAGCTGAAAAGAACTTTTAAAACCATCAAAGAACTTCAGGAGTTAATTTCGGTACGTTTTAACGTTTCTAATATTGTATAA
- a CDS encoding TerC family protein, with product MEIFLNPDAWIALLTLTFLEIVLGIDNIIFISIVTGKLPEQDRKKATRIGLFLAMFMRIALLLGISYLIAMKATVFSIHWGWLEADFTGQAIILFLGGLFLIYKSTKEISEKVDHKGEEEKSIETAAKKSFSNVILQILLIDLIFSVDSILTAVGMTNGVEGALTIMITAVIISVVVMMLFAVPVGNFVNKNPSIQILGLSFLILIGFMLITESMHLSNAELIGEHIGAIPKGYLYFAITFSLAVEFINMRIRKKKS from the coding sequence ATGGAAATATTTTTAAACCCTGATGCCTGGATTGCGTTGCTCACCCTGACATTTCTGGAAATTGTTCTGGGAATTGACAACATTATTTTCATCTCGATCGTTACAGGAAAACTACCAGAACAGGACCGCAAAAAAGCCACCCGGATTGGTTTGTTTCTGGCTATGTTTATGCGAATTGCACTTTTGTTAGGGATTTCGTATTTGATTGCCATGAAAGCAACTGTTTTCAGTATCCACTGGGGCTGGCTCGAAGCTGATTTTACTGGACAGGCAATTATCTTATTTTTAGGAGGATTGTTCCTTATATATAAAAGTACCAAAGAAATCAGTGAAAAAGTGGATCACAAAGGAGAAGAGGAAAAAAGCATTGAAACCGCTGCAAAGAAATCTTTTTCGAATGTTATTTTACAAATCCTGTTAATCGATTTAATTTTCTCTGTTGACTCTATTTTAACCGCTGTTGGTATGACGAATGGTGTTGAAGGTGCGCTGACAATCATGATTACAGCAGTTATTATTTCCGTTGTCGTTATGATGCTTTTTGCTGTTCCGGTTGGAAATTTCGTTAACAAAAACCCTTCGATCCAAATATTGGGTCTTTCATTTCTAATTCTGATTGGGTTTATGCTGATTACTGAAAGTATGCATTTATCTAATGCCGAGCTGATTGGCGAACACATTGGAGCTATTCCGAAAGGCTATTTGTATTTTGCCATTACCTTTTCTCTGGCTGTCGAATTTATCAATATGCGAATCCGAAAGAAAAAATCATAA
- a CDS encoding DNA topoisomerase IV encodes MKKIIFLLPILALVSCYEAEHNCKDFKNGKFKFEFEVNGVKKTTIFERKDSIEIETFEGKTDTSTIRWVSDCEYVLQKKHPKNMAEEKAIGMKILTTSKDSYTFEFGMVGSEEKQHGKVFKIE; translated from the coding sequence ATGAAAAAAATTATATTCTTATTGCCAATACTTGCTTTAGTATCCTGTTATGAAGCAGAGCACAATTGCAAAGATTTCAAAAACGGAAAATTCAAATTTGAGTTTGAAGTAAACGGTGTAAAAAAAACAACGATTTTTGAACGCAAAGACAGTATTGAAATTGAAACTTTTGAAGGAAAAACAGATACCTCAACCATACGCTGGGTAAGCGACTGTGAATATGTTTTGCAGAAAAAGCATCCGAAAAATATGGCGGAAGAAAAAGCTATTGGTATGAAAATATTAACGACTTCGAAAGATTCGTATACTTTTGAATTCGGAATGGTTGGTTCTGAAGAAAAACAGCACGGAAAAGTTTTTAAAATCGAATAA
- a CDS encoding DUF1572 family protein, whose product METNESYLESVKKQFLYYKMLGEKAIDQLEPEQLFIAVNEDTNSIATIIKHISGNMLSRWTDFLTSDGEKEWRNRDAEFENDLESKEEIINVWNKGWNVFFDALNNLKPEQLSDIIYIRNEGHTVIEAINRQLAHYPYHVGQVVFYAKQLKNSSWDSLSIPKNKSGNYNAEKFAKEKEIKNFTDDELNRLK is encoded by the coding sequence ATGGAAACTAATGAATCTTATCTGGAAAGCGTTAAAAAGCAGTTTTTGTATTATAAAATGCTGGGCGAAAAAGCCATCGACCAATTAGAGCCCGAACAGCTTTTTATTGCCGTCAACGAAGACACCAATAGTATTGCGACTATAATCAAACATATTTCAGGAAATATGCTCTCGCGATGGACAGATTTTCTAACCTCTGACGGCGAAAAGGAATGGCGTAACCGCGATGCAGAATTCGAAAATGATTTAGAGTCAAAAGAAGAAATCATTAACGTCTGGAATAAAGGATGGAATGTATTTTTTGATGCTTTAAACAATTTGAAACCGGAACAGCTATCGGATATAATTTATATTCGAAATGAAGGTCACACGGTTATTGAAGCGATTAACAGGCAATTGGCACATTATCCTTATCATGTCGGGCAAGTTGTTTTTTATGCTAAACAACTGAAAAACAGTTCCTGGGACAGTTTATCGATTCCGAAAAATAAATCCGGAAATTACAATGCCGAAAAGTTTGCCAAAGAAAAAGAAATTAAAAATTTTACTGATGATGAATTAAACAGATTGAAATAA
- a CDS encoding pentapeptide repeat-containing protein, whose product MESLIHIQKTFEKVIYIDKKINNREFEDCVFKNCDFSNSNFAYNTFLDCEFIDCNLSMTNLAGTGLKNVTFKNCKLLGIAFNECDDFLFQVYFEETALDYAIFSNKKMPKTKFINCSVREVTFIGTNLTSSVFDNCDLDGAIFNETQLAAVDFRTAYNYKIDPEFNPMKKAQFSTQGIVGLLDKYDIKIV is encoded by the coding sequence ATGGAAAGCCTAATTCACATTCAGAAAACATTTGAAAAAGTCATTTATATTGACAAAAAAATAAATAATCGTGAATTTGAGGATTGCGTTTTTAAAAACTGTGATTTTTCCAACAGTAATTTTGCTTACAATACCTTTTTGGACTGCGAGTTTATCGACTGTAATTTGTCGATGACAAACCTTGCAGGAACGGGTTTAAAGAATGTGACTTTTAAAAACTGTAAGCTCTTAGGAATTGCCTTTAACGAATGTGATGACTTTTTATTTCAGGTTTATTTTGAAGAAACGGCTTTAGATTACGCTATTTTTTCGAATAAAAAAATGCCTAAAACCAAGTTTATCAATTGTTCTGTAAGGGAAGTTACTTTTATAGGAACCAATTTAACCAGTTCGGTTTTTGATAATTGTGATCTGGATGGAGCTATTTTTAATGAAACCCAACTGGCTGCAGTTGATTTTAGAACAGCTTACAATTATAAAATCGATCCCGAATTTAACCCGATGAAAAAAGCACAGTTTTCTACTCAGGGAATCGTGGGACTTTTAGATAAATATGACATTAAAATTGTATAA
- a CDS encoding DUF6095 family protein: protein MATNKQLLGKGIKYLTGALPLMFIGPSLIYNAFMNQHTNWHYLVLGIGIVACLSAMFLIFYGLKIIMKGLFND from the coding sequence ATGGCAACAAATAAACAATTATTAGGAAAAGGAATTAAATATTTAACTGGCGCACTTCCGTTGATGTTTATTGGTCCATCTTTGATTTATAACGCATTTATGAATCAGCATACCAACTGGCATTATCTAGTTTTAGGAATTGGGATTGTCGCTTGTCTGAGCGCTATGTTTCTAATTTTTTACGGATTAAAAATTATTATGAAAGGTTTGTTTAATGACTAA
- the murQ gene encoding N-acetylmuramic acid 6-phosphate etherase: protein MTFTKTTEQSSKYEHLEKMSVHELLTNINKEDKTVPDAVEKALPQIEALVAQTVSNLKLGGRIFYIGAGTSGRLGVVDASECPPTFGVPFDLVNGIIAGGDTAIRRAVENAEDNATQAWIDLLAHNINQNDIVIGIAASGTTPYVIGGLETCNENNIATGCITCNEGSPLALTAKFPVVVVVGPEFVTGSSRMKAGTAQKLVLNMISTASMIQLGKVKGNKMVDMQLSNSKLVDRGVKMIMGEIPVSYEEASELLRKYGSVRNAVDNYTK from the coding sequence ATGACGTTTACAAAAACAACCGAACAATCTTCAAAGTATGAACATTTAGAGAAAATGTCAGTTCACGAACTGCTTACTAATATTAATAAGGAAGACAAAACTGTACCCGATGCTGTCGAAAAAGCATTACCGCAAATCGAAGCTTTAGTTGCACAGACTGTTTCAAATTTAAAATTGGGCGGACGTATCTTTTACATCGGAGCCGGAACTTCGGGACGTTTGGGAGTCGTAGATGCTTCAGAATGTCCTCCAACTTTTGGAGTTCCTTTTGATTTGGTAAACGGAATTATTGCGGGTGGTGACACAGCCATTCGTCGTGCCGTAGAAAATGCCGAAGACAATGCAACGCAAGCCTGGATTGATTTACTGGCACACAATATCAATCAAAACGATATCGTGATTGGAATTGCGGCATCAGGAACAACCCCGTATGTTATTGGCGGGTTGGAAACCTGTAACGAAAATAATATTGCAACCGGCTGTATTACCTGTAATGAAGGAAGTCCATTAGCACTAACAGCAAAATTCCCTGTAGTAGTCGTTGTAGGACCTGAATTTGTAACCGGAAGTTCGAGAATGAAAGCCGGAACTGCACAAAAATTGGTTTTAAACATGATTTCGACTGCATCGATGATTCAGCTTGGAAAAGTAAAGGGCAACAAAATGGTCGATATGCAGTTAAGTAATAGCAAACTGGTTGACCGTGGAGTAAAAATGATAATGGGAGAAATTCCGGTTTCGTATGAAGAAGCCTCTGAACTATTAAGAAAATATGGCAGTGTTAGAAATGCTGTTGACAATTATACTAAGTGA
- a CDS encoding helix-turn-helix domain-containing protein gives MDIISFLTGMAKISVFVSLLLAFFLLTVKTKNKLANRLFAFYLIFFAIDNSGIFIDEEFIKSHFNLEFFRWSVCTLILPAFYLYVLSVCFADFRFKAKHLLHLIPLIITNIVFVMRLYFLNTTEKQLFYEQRDQSPEMYILFLILGIQTIAYSIGIFVVLKKYKEIYQENYANPRTSIFKWLFQIASALFVLYYLSIIKNIVRYADLDFLWIWSNTILQFLVLTVTCWFVLKALNYPELFRGIDSKLQLARDILPKQDENIVEIKTNHNELIATQIATLKGYMKEKEPFLDPSLTIQELSNQIDIPVRDLSVLINHHMDQHFFDFVNEYRIQKAMNILKDPLKRDLTILEILYEVGFNSKSSFNTSFKKYTNLTPTAYRNAL, from the coding sequence ATGGATATAATAAGTTTTTTAACCGGCATGGCCAAAATCTCAGTTTTTGTTTCATTATTGCTGGCATTTTTTTTACTTACTGTAAAAACAAAAAATAAATTAGCAAACAGATTATTTGCTTTCTATTTAATATTTTTTGCCATTGATAACAGTGGTATTTTTATTGATGAAGAATTTATAAAAAGCCATTTTAATTTAGAATTTTTCAGATGGTCCGTTTGTACTTTGATACTGCCTGCTTTTTATCTGTACGTACTATCAGTTTGTTTTGCAGATTTTCGTTTCAAAGCGAAGCATTTATTACATTTAATTCCATTAATAATTACAAATATTGTATTTGTAATGAGGCTCTACTTTTTAAATACAACAGAAAAGCAACTATTTTATGAACAACGGGATCAGTCGCCTGAGATGTACATTTTGTTTCTTATTTTGGGAATACAAACAATAGCATATAGTATAGGAATATTTGTTGTGCTAAAAAAGTATAAGGAAATATATCAGGAAAATTATGCGAATCCCCGGACTTCTATTTTTAAATGGTTGTTTCAAATAGCAAGCGCCCTCTTTGTTTTATATTATCTGTCTATAATTAAAAATATCGTGAGATATGCTGATTTAGATTTTCTATGGATTTGGTCCAATACCATTTTGCAATTTCTGGTTTTAACAGTAACATGCTGGTTTGTATTAAAAGCGCTGAATTATCCGGAGCTTTTTCGGGGTATCGATTCTAAATTACAGTTGGCAAGGGATATTCTACCTAAACAAGACGAAAATATTGTAGAAATAAAAACCAATCATAATGAGCTGATTGCAACTCAAATTGCGACATTAAAAGGCTATATGAAAGAAAAAGAACCTTTTCTTGATCCGTCGCTTACCATTCAGGAACTCTCCAATCAAATTGATATTCCGGTTCGGGATTTATCTGTTTTGATTAATCATCATATGGATCAGCATTTTTTTGATTTTGTAAATGAATATCGTATTCAAAAAGCCATGAATATTTTAAAAGATCCTTTAAAAAGGGATTTGACAATTTTAGAAATTTTATACGAAGTAGGTTTCAATTCAAAATCTTCGTTTAATACCTCTTTCAAAAAATATACAAATTTAACGCCCACGGCTTACAGAAATGCTTTATAA
- a CDS encoding outer membrane beta-barrel family protein, translating to MKKTNLLIFLVLPLFCLAQSIKLRGKISSETTLLEWADISVSDSEGKIIGRTTSKQDGTFEIDLKKGSYKIEVSLLGFTDYKNEIIVEKDTDLGIIILIENATKLGEVIIQSRKNTIEQKIDRLVYNPENNTNTVGGDALSAINTAPGVVVQNNAINILGKGTSRVMMDGRMIELTGEELNNLLKSISASDIKNIEIISNPLSKYEAEGNGGLINIVMKKGARNSWKNTITASYDQSKYGIFSLRDNFFYNKNKFRFSASLNGKTGYKYINEKLDMYFTEGTTKMDVMTKLNEDNLSGKIAFDYDFSENTTIGFQFLKDKSNPDFDSDIRIDKYNTQNELESYIINKSPLDRKSGNKTYNLHLITKLDSQNRKLSFDIDYFNYNSKFDRDFTANNYAPDGTFVGVNQSGQNISNQDIDNVSFKTDMEHPLQFLNLSYGAKVSFTTSNSDVVFFNTITGTPELDTNQSNQFKYTENNQAVYISGDKKVNEKWNFQLGLRLENTQTNGFSKTLNQETVNNYFKLFPTFYASYERNESNNFSLNYGRRIRRPGFSLLNPFRIYISSNSYSEGNPFLKPSFSDNFEFAHSYKKILKTSVFLNSITDGYGVIFNANPETLTQVITRENYFKGITYGVGEIYSARFADWWQSENSVYFLGSDIKFVNNINATPVNGLQIYFSTNNTFSLGKTTTLQLDFNYTTPYKSGLYETGYTSSLNIGFRQDLLNKALQFSFLINDIFDTSYLKDDVSVVNGVKQVYSQKESNRFARLSLVYNFGNKKINIKEHNSGNEEEKKRTGN from the coding sequence ATGAAAAAAACAAACCTCCTTATCTTTTTAGTATTGCCATTATTTTGTTTAGCACAATCAATAAAATTAAGAGGTAAAATATCCAGTGAAACAACTTTACTGGAATGGGCAGATATTTCAGTATCTGATTCAGAAGGAAAAATAATAGGCAGAACAACAAGTAAACAAGACGGAACTTTCGAAATTGATCTTAAAAAAGGCTCTTATAAAATAGAAGTCAGTCTTTTAGGATTTACAGATTACAAAAATGAAATTATTGTTGAAAAAGATACTGATCTTGGAATAATTATATTAATAGAAAATGCAACAAAATTGGGAGAAGTTATCATTCAGTCCAGAAAAAATACGATTGAACAAAAAATAGACCGCCTGGTTTATAATCCTGAGAATAATACAAACACAGTTGGAGGCGATGCCTTGAGCGCAATAAATACAGCACCGGGTGTTGTGGTACAAAATAATGCTATCAATATATTAGGAAAAGGAACTTCCCGGGTCATGATGGACGGAAGAATGATTGAATTAACTGGTGAGGAACTGAATAATTTACTGAAATCTATTTCTGCGAGTGATATTAAGAACATTGAAATTATTAGTAATCCTTTGTCGAAATATGAAGCGGAAGGAAACGGCGGACTGATTAATATTGTGATGAAAAAAGGCGCTCGTAATTCCTGGAAAAATACAATCACAGCTTCCTATGATCAAAGTAAATACGGAATTTTTTCGCTCAGGGATAATTTCTTTTATAATAAAAATAAATTTCGATTTTCGGCTAGTCTCAATGGGAAAACGGGTTATAAATATATTAATGAAAAACTGGATATGTATTTTACTGAAGGAACTACAAAAATGGATGTAATGACAAAATTAAATGAAGATAACCTTTCCGGAAAAATAGCTTTTGACTATGATTTTTCAGAAAATACAACAATTGGCTTCCAATTTTTAAAGGATAAAAGCAATCCGGATTTTGACTCGGATATTAGGATTGATAAATATAATACTCAAAATGAATTAGAGAGTTATATAATCAACAAGAGTCCTTTAGACAGAAAATCTGGTAATAAGACTTATAATCTGCATTTAATTACAAAATTAGATTCCCAAAATCGAAAATTATCATTTGATATCGATTACTTTAATTATAATTCAAAATTCGACAGAGATTTTACAGCAAATAATTATGCACCAGACGGAACCTTTGTTGGTGTAAATCAGTCAGGACAAAATATTTCGAATCAGGACATTGACAATGTGAGTTTCAAGACTGATATGGAACATCCGCTTCAATTCCTAAACTTATCGTATGGAGCAAAAGTAAGTTTCACAACCAGTAATAGCGATGTTGTTTTCTTTAATACGATTACCGGAACTCCTGAATTAGATACCAACCAGTCCAATCAGTTTAAATATACTGAAAATAATCAGGCAGTTTATATTAGCGGAGACAAAAAAGTGAATGAAAAATGGAATTTTCAACTAGGTTTGCGATTAGAAAATACACAAACAAATGGTTTTTCAAAAACGCTAAATCAGGAAACGGTAAACAATTATTTTAAACTGTTTCCAACATTTTATGCTTCGTATGAGAGGAATGAAAGCAACAATTTTAGTCTGAATTATGGAAGAAGAATCAGAAGACCAGGTTTTTCGCTTTTGAATCCGTTTCGAATTTACATCAGCAGTAATAGCTATTCTGAAGGAAATCCATTTTTGAAACCTTCATTTAGTGACAATTTCGAGTTTGCACATTCTTATAAAAAAATATTGAAAACCAGTGTTTTTTTAAATTCTATTACAGATGGGTATGGCGTAATATTCAATGCAAATCCGGAAACATTGACGCAGGTAATAACGAGAGAAAATTATTTTAAAGGAATTACTTATGGGGTAGGTGAAATCTATTCAGCCCGTTTTGCTGATTGGTGGCAGAGTGAAAATTCAGTGTATTTTTTAGGGTCAGATATTAAATTTGTAAACAATATCAATGCAACACCGGTAAATGGGCTTCAGATTTATTTTTCAACAAATAATACCTTCTCGTTAGGTAAAACAACTACATTACAACTAGATTTCAATTATACAACGCCTTACAAAAGCGGTTTATACGAAACAGGATATACGTCTAGTTTGAATATTGGTTTTAGGCAGGATTTATTAAACAAAGCACTGCAGTTTTCTTTTTTGATAAATGATATTTTCGACACGTCTTATTTAAAAGATGATGTTTCTGTTGTAAATGGTGTAAAGCAGGTCTATAGTCAAAAGGAAAGCAATAGGTTTGCCCGTTTATCTTTAGTTTACAATTTTGGAAATAAAAAGATCAATATAAAGGAACATAATTCTGGTAATGAAGAAGAGAAGAAAAGAACGGGGAATTAA
- a CDS encoding ZIP family metal transporter → MNYLLPLFSVLLGYTLALFIKPKNKTSLKLLLAFSGSFLLSLTVMHLLPEVYEAHNHNIGLFIMVGILFQIILEFFSKGAEHGHVHGHAKMSQIPWLLFISLCIHAFLEGFPVSHHHGLAIGIAIHHLPIAVILTTFFINADLNKKAVFAFMLTFAIMTPLGTVASEFLPILNEYYTEITAIVIGILFHISSTIIFESSEGHKFNVAKVSMIVLGIFLAFFL, encoded by the coding sequence ATGAACTATTTATTACCCTTATTTTCTGTACTTTTAGGTTATACATTGGCTTTGTTTATAAAACCAAAAAACAAAACCAGTCTTAAATTATTACTTGCTTTTAGCGGATCATTTCTACTATCGCTAACCGTGATGCATCTTTTACCTGAAGTTTACGAAGCACATAATCATAATATTGGTTTATTCATTATGGTCGGGATTTTATTTCAGATCATTCTTGAGTTTTTCTCAAAAGGCGCAGAACACGGACACGTGCACGGGCATGCAAAAATGTCTCAGATTCCGTGGCTGCTTTTCATAAGTCTTTGTATTCATGCATTTCTGGAAGGTTTTCCTGTAAGCCATCATCATGGTTTGGCCATCGGAATTGCAATTCATCATTTGCCGATTGCCGTGATTTTAACAACATTTTTCATCAACGCCGATTTAAACAAAAAAGCTGTTTTCGCTTTCATGCTGACTTTCGCTATCATGACTCCACTAGGAACTGTCGCTTCTGAATTTTTACCCATTTTAAACGAATATTACACCGAAATAACTGCAATCGTAATTGGAATATTATTCCATATTTCATCGACTATTATTTTCGAAAGCAGTGAAGGACACAAATTCAATGTTGCCAAAGTCTCCATGATTGTTCTCGGAATCTTTTTGGCTTTCTTTCTTTAA